In Candidatus Sodalis pierantonius str. SOPE, one DNA window encodes the following:
- a CDS encoding FAD-dependent oxidoreductase: MLTCGASPRCCNRGIATVAWTYVAAIGNQVGVHESRRVQGHYTLTQHDVQQGTHFADSIACGGFPMDIHSSLQPGLSHTDAVGRGFEIAYRSLLPLTPDNLLVAGRCLSSDHAANGSLRITATCFATGEAAGVAAALAVQQACLPAQLPAAALRARLVQRGAIISLDSACA; the protein is encoded by the coding sequence ATATTAACTTGTGGGGCTTCACCACGCTGCTGCAACAGGGGCATCGCGACGGTCGCCTGGACCTACGTCGCCGCGATCGGCAATCAGGTCGGGGTACACGAATCGCGGCGCGTGCAGGGGCATTACACCCTGACGCAGCACGATGTGCAGCAAGGCACCCATTTTGCGGACAGCATCGCCTGCGGCGGGTTTCCGATGGATATCCACTCCTCTTTGCAGCCGGGGCTGTCCCATACCGATGCCGTTGGGCGCGGTTTCGAGATTGCTTACCGCAGCCTGCTGCCACTGACTCCCGACAATCTGCTGGTCGCCGGACGATGCTTGTCATCGGACCATGCGGCCAACGGGTCGCTGCGCATTACCGCCACCTGTTTCGCCACCGGCGAAGCGGCGGGGGTGGCGGCGGCGCTAGCGGTACAACAGGCGTGCCTGCCGGCGCAGCTTCCGGCGGCCGCATTGCGGGCGCGGTTAGTACAACGTGGCGCCATTATCAGTCTGGATAGCGCTTGCGCCTGA
- a CDS encoding dihydrodipicolinate synthase family protein produces the protein MVGGSTGEGHTLSDEEFKQAMAEAYDTNQGRVPFVAGLIVNSTRQAIARVKLLERLKLDALQVTPVHYLFKPDADATVRHFREIYDATGIPILIYNVIPWNYLSLELMSRIMEEVPGVVGMKQSSGDLKAVSDLLLSCPDKIIVSGVDALLYPGFALGCQGAISALTSAVPSVVHKMFTAVEQNDHRTARDLHFRLAKLWNTLPHDNLPACVKYIQSLQGVPLFQPRPPMQPVSEALKREIKQAFDQLMS, from the coding sequence GTGGTCGGCGGCAGTACCGGCGAAGGCCACACCCTCTCGGACGAGGAATTCAAACAGGCGATGGCCGAGGCGTATGATACCAACCAGGGGCGCGTGCCGTTTGTGGCGGGACTTATCGTCAACAGCACGCGGCAGGCGATCGCGCGGGTGAAGTTGCTTGAAAGGCTGAAGCTTGATGCGCTCCAGGTGACGCCGGTTCACTACTTGTTCAAGCCCGACGCGGACGCCACCGTGCGCCATTTCCGCGAGATTTATGACGCCACCGGCATTCCGATTCTGATTTATAACGTCATTCCCTGGAATTATCTCAGCCTGGAGCTGATGAGCCGCATTATGGAAGAAGTGCCGGGGGTGGTGGGGATGAAGCAAAGCTCCGGCGACCTGAAAGCCGTATCCGATTTGTTGCTCAGCTGTCCGGACAAAATTATCGTCAGCGGCGTGGATGCGCTGTTGTATCCCGGTTTTGCCCTGGGCTGTCAGGGCGCCATTTCGGCGTTGACCAGCGCGGTGCCGTCGGTGGTGCACAAAATGTTCACCGCCGTGGAGCAAAACGATCACCGAACGGCGCGGGATTTACATTTCCGCCTGGCCAAACTGTGGAACACCTTACCCCACGATAATCTGCCGGCCTGCGTGAAGTATATTCAGTCGTTGCAGGGGGTGCCGCTGTTCCAGCCGCGTCCGCCCATGCAGCCCGTCAGCGAGGCGTTAAAACGTGAAATTAAACAGGCATTTGATCAGCTTATGAGTTAG
- a CDS encoding MFS transporter, producing the protein MIIGIIALLTITNYLDRGNLSVAAPQIMQDLHISNAMMGVVLSAFVWPYAIMNLPTGWVVDRFGVKLLLALAATQVGLALAPPVSTLLMEYFGWPAMFIIMGIFGFVALLGWLVVYSEPEQHPRLHSDELRYITAGQQHRQEAPAAQQGRVSLNEWSQLFRYASTWYMVIGGFCLQYVFWFYISWLPTYLQQAQGFTLNRAGLLSALPYIAGGVALLTLGMFTYSLSSGNYWTLAAEAVTSKRLVASVSSIQNFGGFLGGACAPIVTGIVIDRFGGFVPAIVMAMAMISALMYGIALRRRLPV; encoded by the coding sequence GTGATCATCGGCATTATCGCATTATTGACCATTACCAATTACCTCGATCGCGGCAATCTGTCGGTGGCGGCGCCGCAAATCATGCAGGATCTGCATATCAGCAACGCCATGATGGGGGTGGTGCTCTCGGCGTTCGTCTGGCCTTACGCCATTATGAATTTACCCACCGGCTGGGTGGTAGACCGCTTCGGCGTCAAGCTACTGCTGGCCCTGGCGGCCACCCAGGTCGGTCTGGCGCTAGCGCCTCCGGTTTCCACGCTGCTGATGGAATACTTCGGCTGGCCGGCGATGTTCATCATTATGGGGATCTTCGGCTTCGTAGCCCTGTTGGGCTGGCTGGTGGTTTACAGCGAACCCGAACAGCACCCGCGATTGCACAGCGATGAATTGCGCTATATTACCGCCGGCCAGCAGCACCGCCAGGAGGCGCCCGCTGCGCAGCAGGGCAGGGTATCGCTTAACGAATGGAGTCAGCTGTTCCGTTATGCCTCGACCTGGTACATGGTCATCGGCGGTTTTTGCCTGCAATATGTGTTCTGGTTTTATATCAGCTGGTTACCCACCTATTTGCAACAGGCGCAGGGGTTCACCCTCAACCGCGCCGGTCTGCTCTCCGCGTTACCTTATATCGCCGGCGGCGTGGCACTGCTGACGCTCGGCATGTTCACCTATAGCCTCTCTTCCGGTAACTACTGGACGTTGGCCGCCGAGGCCGTCACCTCTAAACGGCTGGTGGCCTCGGTGAGCAGTATTCAAAATTTCGGCGGCTTCCTCGGCGGGGCCTGCGCGCCGATCGTCACCGGCATCGTTATTGACCGTTTCGGCGGGTTTGTCCCGGCGATTGTGATGGCGATGGCGATGATTTCCGCGTTGATGTATGGCATTGCGCTGCGCCGCCGTCTGCCGGTATGA
- a CDS encoding DAK2 domain-containing protein — protein MRATLEETLAAFQQRPNRIGRARMFAERSIGLDDPGQVALLRMVEAL, from the coding sequence ATGCGCGCCACGCTTGAAGAGACGCTGGCGGCATTTCAGCAACGGCCCAACCGCATCGGCCGCGCGCGCATGTTCGCGGAACGCTCTATCGGTCTGGACGATCCCGGCCAGGTGGCGCTGTTGCGAATGGTGGAAGCTTTGTAA